The following coding sequences are from one Candidatus Aminicenantes bacterium window:
- a CDS encoding S-adenosylmethionine decarboxylase, which yields MKQSTLDIKQEFERCNAWGLLTSLDIHDCNGETIRDPEAIRRFVIELCELIEMKRFGEPLIVDFGEDPRVSGYSLTQLIETSLISAHFANAGNAVYLDIFSCKYYDPETAARFSADFFGGRIANQNVVIRK from the coding sequence ATGAAACAGTCAACGCTTGACATAAAACAGGAATTTGAGCGGTGCAACGCCTGGGGATTGCTCACCAGCCTCGACATCCATGACTGCAACGGAGAAACCATCCGCGACCCCGAAGCCATCCGCCGGTTCGTCATTGAATTGTGCGAACTGATTGAAATGAAGCGCTTTGGTGAACCCCTGATCGTCGATTTTGGCGAAGATCCGCGGGTAAGTGGATATTCTTTAACCCAGTTGATCGAAACATCCCTCATCTCGGCTCATTTCGCAAACGCCGGCAATGCGGTTTACCTGGACATCTTCAGCTGCAAGTACTACGATCCGGAAACAGCGGCCCGCTTCAGCGCCGATTTCTTTGGCGGCCGCATTGCCAACCAGAA
- the speD gene encoding adenosylmethionine decarboxylase, which yields MVQNLGNHLIVEMYDCCPVIINDTKRVESCLKHAVDLSGAHMVQSVIHHFNPHGVSGVIVIEESHFSVHTWPEYGYCALDIFTCGTEVDYYTALEYLKGAFKSKHISVSEVKRGILDLPVKLLHKPETVREQHETVNA from the coding sequence CTTGATTGTCGAGATGTACGACTGCTGCCCGGTCATTATCAATGACACCAAACGGGTGGAATCGTGCTTGAAACACGCGGTAGACCTCTCCGGCGCGCACATGGTGCAGTCGGTGATCCACCACTTCAACCCCCACGGTGTCAGTGGGGTTATCGTGATTGAGGAGTCACACTTTTCAGTGCATACGTGGCCGGAGTACGGCTATTGTGCCCTGGACATCTTCACGTGCGGGACGGAAGTGGATTACTATACCGCGCTTGAATACCTCAAGGGCGCCTTCAAATCAAAACACATCTCGGTCAGTGAAGTGAAACGTGGAATACTGGACCTGCCGGTCAAACTCCTGCACAAACCCGAGACAGTAAGGGAGCAACATGAAACAGTCAACGCTTGA